In Pan troglodytes isolate AG18354 chromosome 20, NHGRI_mPanTro3-v2.0_pri, whole genome shotgun sequence, the genomic window aaaaaaaaaaaaaaaaaaaaagatgtgggggagggtctcaccatgttgctcaggctggtctcgaactcctggcctcaagcaagtctcccactgtggcctcccgaggcgctgggatgacaggcgtcaGCCCCGCCTCCCTGAGGTTTCTGTCTGAGTCCTGCACCCCGGGCTGAGGCCTCTCTCTGTGTGCCCCGCCCCCACCGCAGGCGGAGGAAGCTATGGCCACCTACCGCACCTGCGTGGCCGACGCGAAGACGCAGAAGCAGGAGCTGGAGGATACCAAGGTGACGGCGCTGCGGCAGATCCAGGAGGTCATCCGGCAGAGCGACCAAACCATCAAGTCGGTGCGTGGGGTGCTCCGGCCGCCCGGGCGGGGATGGTGGACAGGGCGGCCTCCCACTGACCCCTCCGCTCTCCGGTGCCGCCCGCAGGCCACGATCTCCTACTACCAGATGATGCATATGCAGACGGCGCCGCTGCCCGTGCACTTCCAGATGCTGTGTGAGAGCAGCAAGCTGTATGACCCAGGCCAGCAGTACGCCTCCCACGTGCGCCAGCTGCAGCGGGACCAGGAGCCCGATGTGCACTACGACTTTGAGCCCCACGTCTCCGCCAACGCCTGGTACCGCCACCCAGCTGCTCTGTCCCCGGCGCACAAGGCCCTGCCTGGGAGCCGGGCTTCCCTCTGTCGGGGGCATGAAGATGAAGCTGTCTTGCCCCCCATCACCTCCCCTCCTTTTCCCGGTTTCTTCCACTAGGTCCCCCGTCATGCGTGCCCGGAAGAGCAGCTTCAACGTGAGTGATGTGGCGCGGCCCGAGGCTGCCGGGAGCCCCCCAGAAGAAGGCGGGTGCACTGAGGGCACACCTGCCAAGGACCACAGGGGTGAGTGTCCGGCGGGTCCCAGGGGCGGACGCTGGCTCCCTGCCACCCACCCTGGCCCTTCACCAGAGACGCCTCTTTCTCCAGCCGGGCGAGGACACCAGGTTCACAAGTCATGGCCGCTCTCGATCTCAGACTCGGACAGTGGGCTGGACCCCGGCCCTGGCGCAGGTGAGGGAGGCTCTCTGGCGGGCTGGGGTGTGGAGCTGCCGCCTCTCCTGGGCCTCAGGGTTTCATCACGCACCGGGGTGATGGAGGGGGCCCCCCTGGCTGGGGGAGTCTGAACAGTCCTGATTCCCGCCCAGGGGACTTTAAGAAGTTCGAGCGGACGTCATCCAGTGGCACCATGTCGTCCACGGAGGAGCTGGTGGACCCAGACGGTGGAGCCGGGGCTTCAGCCTTTGAGCAGGGTGAGGGTCCCCTGACGGGGCTGGAGAGAGAGGGGGGTTTGGACACAGTCCATGGGCCTGGCCCTGACCTGCCTTGGTGACACCGGCTGCCTGTGCTGCCCGCAGCTGACCTCAACGGCATGACCCCTGAGCTGCCGGTGGCCGTGCCCAGTGGACCGTTCCGCCACGAGGGGCTGTCCAAGGCGGCCCGTACTCACCGGCTCCGGAAGCTCCGCACGCCCGCCAAGTGCCGCGAGTGCAACAGCTACGTCTACTTCCAGGGTGCTGAGTGTGAAGAGGTGAGTGGGACGCCCCGACGGACAGCTGGGAGCCTTCGGGAGCCTTTGGGGTGCCCGGCACCGCCGGCCTGTGTGCCCTCAGCAAGGTCCGGCCCAGAGCAGGGAGCAGTCGGCCGCCTTTGGAAGGAAGCGAACGGAGGGAGTGGGGTGGGCTCCTTTAGTTTTGGGGGGCAGGGTTGGCTCTCTGAGGCAGCGAGGCAGGGGGCAGACCTGGAGGGTGAAGAGCCCAGGGGCTGTGGCCAGAAGACCTGGAGGGCAAAGGCCCTGGAGCTGTGTCCAGAAAACCAAGGGGCGGGAAGGAGAGGAGGCCACAGTGGCAGGCGGGATCACCCCTGGGGTGGAAGCCGCGAGCCACTGTCCAGCTTGTGTTTGCAGAAGCTGCCGTGTGGGGGCTGTGAGCGGCCCCGGGGAGGTGGGGTGGAGCCGCTGGGGGCTGCGCTGAGCTGGGCGCCCCGGGGCTGGGCTCACTCACTCTGGCCGCCCCCAGTGCTGCCTGGCCTGCCACAAGAAATGTCTGGAGACGCTGGCCATACAGTGCGGGCACAAGAAGCTGCAGGGCCGCCTGCAGCTGTTCGGCCAGGACTTCAGCCACGCGGCCCGCAGCGCCCCCGACGGCGTGCCCTTCATCGTCAAGAAGTGCGTCTGCGAGATCGAGCGGCGGGCGCTGCGCACCAAGGTGAGGCGGGGGAGGAGGCGGCTCACAGCGAGGAGGCGGGAGTGGGCCGAGGCTGATGGGCCTCCCCACCCGGGGCTCCCGCAGGGCATCTACCGGGTCAATGGGGTAAAGACGCGCGTGGAGAAGCTGTGCCAGGCCTTCGAGAACGGCAAGGAGCTGGTCGAGCTGTCGCAGGCCTCGCCCCACGACATCAGCAACGTCCTCAAGCTCTACCTGCGTCAGGTGAGACCCACCTGAGGTGGCCAGGCAGAGCCTGGAAGGGGCGTAGCCAGGCAGGAGGAGGCGGGGTGGGGGTCCGGGAGCTGGAGCAGGACTGAGCTGGAGCAGGACTGGCGCAAGCGGGGGCCTGGGGAGGACAGGGTGGGCGGGACAGTGcctggcagggcagggctgaggctgggggcGTGGTCACGGTAGGAGCGGGGCGGGGCCAGTTCTGCGCCGAGGCACGGACAGGGACAGGAGGGGCGGGGTGGGGCTTGGTCAGCACGTGGCAGGGGTGTGGCCACGGCAGAAGCTCACCTGACGCTGtgctggggcggggcgggggcggggctctGTGGGGCGTGGCCAGAGCAGGATGGGCGTGTTCAGCGCTTGGCAGGGACCCGTATGAGGCTAGGGGCGGGGCTGAGGCTAGACAAGTGCAGGGCTGGCGGTGGGGCCTGGGCTTGGTGGGGCGAGGCTGGGGCAGGGTGAGTGTGACCAGGGCTTGGCAGGGGCGCGGCTGGGGCCAGGGGCGTGGTCATCCCTGGGGAAGGGCGGGACTGGGGATAGGGGCGTGGTCATGTCTGGGGAAGGGCGGAGCTGGGCTGGGATGGGAGTGGGACCAGCACTTCGCAGGTGATGGGGAAGGGGTCAGACTATGCTGAGTAGAGCCGGAGCTCGTTAGGGTACCTGCAGGGCGGGGCACGCGTGGCCAGAGCGAGAAAGGGAGTGGAGCTGGGGGTGTGCCCCGGGTAGGAGGGGCAGGGCTCATGCTGGGCTGGGAAAGGGGACTGACGCCGCTCTGGGTGGAACCCGAGCTCGGCGGGGTGTGGCCAGTGCTTtgtgggggtggggctgaggctgggggcgTGGCAGGCACACGTGGGGGCTGGGCCAGGCCCACCAACACCTGCTGACCCTTGTTGACTCTGCACAGCTTCCCGAGCCGCTCATCTCCTTCCGCCTCTACCACGAGCTCGTAGGGCTGGCCAAGGACAGCCTGAAGGCAGAGGCCGAGGCCAAGGCGGCGTCCCGGGGCCGGCAGGACGGCTCGGAGAGCCAGGCAGTGGCGGTGGCCATGGCCGGTCGGCTGCGGGAGCTCCTGCGCGACCTGCCGCCTGAGAACCGGGCCTCGCTGCAGTACCTGCTGCGCCACCTACGCAGGTGAGTCCCGGCATATGGAGTGGAGGGCGCGGGGTCCCGGGAGCCGCTCAGCAcctggcccctgcccaccccGCAGGATCGTGGAGGTGGAGCAGGACAACAAGATGACCCCCGGGAACCTGGGCATCGTGTTCGGGCCCACGCTGCTTCGGCCACGGCCCACCGAAGCCACCGTGTCCCTCTCCTCCCTGGTGGATTATCCCCATCAGGCCCGCGTCATCGAGACTCTCATCGTCCACTACGGCCTGGTCTTCGAGGAGGAGCCGGAGGAGACCCCCGGGGGCCAGGTGAGGGTGTGGGCCTGACCAGGGCTGGCCACTCGGGGCTTGGGGAGCAGGGGGCGCTGCTGGGGACAGTCGTTGTCGGATGAAGCCCAAGGAACCACAGGGAGATAATTTTGTTTGGACAGGGTTGTTCGGGAGGCCTctgtctttttgtgtcttttaTGCAAAGAACTCAGCGAGGTCTGCATTGAATCTGGCAGAGGTGCAAAGGCTCTGCGGCCGCCCCTCCACTCTCCCTTGGGGCTGGCCTTGGGCCTCACCCTACACCTCCAGCTTCCTTCCCCGTTTTCCATCCCGGTGCTGCCTGCAGCCACAAGCTCCACGCTGGCCCGGTGTCCACAGCCTGCCCgagttgccactgcactccgccgCGAGGTCAATTCCCGgcttcagattttcttttctgggagttgtagtttcgctcctgttgctcaggctggagtgcaatggggcgatctcagcccaccacaacctccgcttcccaggttcaagcgattctcctgcctcagtctcccgtgtagctgggactacaggcgccggccaccacacccggctaagttttgtatttttaagagagatggggtttcacttggttggccaggctggtctcaaactgctgacctcaagtgatccgcaccccccttggcctcctgaagtgctgggattacaggtgtgagccactgcacgcggcGTCTCGTATTTTTTCAATCCATCTTCCCTGGGTGTTTAGGGGCTGCAGTTTCTCGGGTTTGCTCTTGGCTGAGGACAGACCGCCTGGGCAACAGCGGGTGTCAGTAGCAGTTACGGGCTGTGTGGGTGGGTTTGTTAATTTATAACATGGAAAATGGAGCCCCGGCCCCTCTCTGACTTCCGTTCTGCACTTGCAGGACGAGTCATCCAACCAGCGAGCCGAGGTAGTCGTCCAGGTGCCGTACCTGGAGGCGGGCGAGGCGGTGGTCTACCCCCTGCAGGAGGCGGCGGAGGACGGGTGCAGAGGTGTGTGGCTGCCCGAACGGCCCCAAGGGAGGCTGGCGTGTGCCACCCATGGGCGCACAGGTGCCATGACCTAGTTGTACACACGTGGCAGGGTCCATGGCGCAGCACATTCTGTGGATTTCGTCTGCCACGGAGACCACACCTATGAGCTACTCATTCATTTTCCTTTAACCGGCTGCAAAAACAGGCAAGGCAGTGCCTTTTGAGGTGCCTACCCCGCACTCAGAAACCAGTAACATGAACGGGGGGCTGATGCCTTGTAAGGCTCCAGGTGCACCAGGTCAGGCTAAGTGCCTTTCCTGCAGGAGCCCGTTTTTCTAGAGAAGGGCGTGGGGCTGGGAGTTTGACCCAGGTGGGGCCGGCACTACCCGTCAGAGGCAGCCGGCAGAGTGCCGCATCTAGTTACGGGACACCTGTGTTGTCTGtcttcacactgctgataaatacctgaggctgggcacggtgggtcacgcctgtaatcctagcactttgggaggacaaggcagatcacttgaggttaggagttcaagaccagcctgatcaacatggtgaaatcccgtctctactaaaaatacaaaaattagccaggtgtggtggagggcacctgtaatcccagctactcaggaggctgaggcaggagaatcgcttgaaccggggaggcagaggttgcagtgagccaagatcatggcactgcactccagcccaggcaagagagtgagactctgtctcaaaaagaaatacctgagactgggcaatttacaaaagaaagaggtttaatggagttacagttccatgtagctggggaggcctcacaatcatggcagaaaacaaagaggagcaagtcacatcttgcatggatggcagcaggcaaagggagAGCTTGTGTCAGGAAACTCCAGCTTTTagaccatcagatcttgtgaaacccACGTGCTATCACGGGAACAGCCCAGGAAAGACGCACCTCCAGGCTTCAACCATCCTCCACccgctccctcccacaacacgtgggaattatgggagctgcaagatgaggtttgggtggggacacggagccaGACCCTATCAACAcctctcccctttctccttccctgttTCTCCCCTTGTCTCTCTGTCCTCCTCCCCGCCATGTCTCTCCATCTGTCTGTCCCTCCCCttgtctctccccatctctcctgtctctccatctctcctgtctctccatctctctcctgtctctccatctctcgtctctccatctctctccccatctctcctgtctctccccatctctcctgtctctcccccatctctctctccatctctcctctctcctgtctctccccatctctctccccccatctctcctgtctctccccatctctctccccccatctctcctgtctctcccccctcccccatctctcctgtctctccccatctctctcccccatctctcgtctctccccatctctctcccccatctctcgtctctccccatctctctcccccatctctcctctctccccatctctcctgtctctctccccctctcctgtctctccctctctccccctctcctgtctctcccccatctctccgcatctctctccccctctctcctatctctccccatctcttgtctctccccatctcttgtctctccccatctcccctgtctctctctccccccctcctgtctctcccccatctctctctccccctctctcctgtctgtctctcccccatctctctctccccctctctcctgtCTGTCTCCCCCGCCATCTCCCTTTCTCAGAATCTCGAGTTGTGTCCAACGATTCGGACTCGGACCTAGAGGAGGCCTCCGAGCTGCTGTCCTCATCGGAGGCCAGTGCCCTGGGCCGCCTCAGCTTCTTGGAGCAGCAGCAGAGCGAGGCCAGCCTAGAGGCGGCTTCTGGCAGCCACAGCGGCAGTGAGGAGCAGCTGGAGGCCACAGCCCGGGAGGACGGGGACGGTGACGAGGACGGCCCGGCCCAGCAGCTCTCAGGATTCAACACCAACCAGTCCAACAACGTGCTGCAGACCCCACTGCCCCCCATGAGGCTCCGTGGCGGGCGGATGACGCTGGGCTCCTGCAGGGAGAGGCAGCCGGAATTCGTGtgagctggggtggggctgggaccacaggtggcttctctcttgcctgctccTGTCCCTCCAGCACGTCCCCTGCACCACGGCTTAGGTGCGCCGTCCTGGGGTCGCTGCCGAGAGCGCCTGGACTTCGACGTCCCACCAGCGGGCGCCTCCTCCCGGAGGCTTCCAGGAGCACGAGGGCCTTGGGGCACAGGACTGTGCCCTGTGCTCTCCCCTGCACCCCGGCTCAGCTGAGCTGGGGAACACTGCTGTCGTGTGAAGTCGCAGTGGCCTTGTTGGTGCCCACAGGGCTGTGTGGATGGAGGAAGCTGTCCCTGCGCAGTGCATCCCCCGGGTCATCACAGGGACGCAGGAGGCAGGCCCTGCCCCGCCCTCTCCTCACAGGTCTGTTGCAGGGACTCCAGAAACCATGCTGGGAGCCGTGGATGGGGGCGGAGCTGGGGTTTGGTGCAGTTTCCAGGGTGCAGTACAGCAGGGCCTGAATACTGGCCCTGGACTCCTTTTTCCAGAACACCAGGTGTGGCCACCTGGGGCTCAGGTACACAGTGGGGTCTCTCGGAAGCCACCGTGTAGTTCTTCCACAGGCACGTTTATTTTgctgaaataaaaagtttttaatcgGGTGTTTTCTGTGGCAGCTGCAAGCTTAGGAGGGGCCagggaggggacagagagagCCCCGTAGCGTGGCCCTGGGCCTCCCCCTACGGGAGGGATGTGTGAGGAAGGGAACCCCCCGCCATGGGGCCCCGCGAGGTGGGAGCCCGGGTGATTTTCACCACAGGCTGTGCAGACGGTCAGGCATCGAGTGACCTCGTCATGTCCACCTGCAGCCCAGGGCAGTCCAGGAAAACGTTCTAGATGACGGACGTGTCCCCCGGCTCTAAGGTTTCACATGTCAGCCCCACATGGCCACCAAGCACTGGAAACGTGGCCCATGCGCCTGtggaactgcattttttttttttttttgagacagggtgtgaccctgtggcccaggctggagtaggggagcacaatcgtagctcactgcagcctcggcctcctgggctcaaatgatcctccctcctcagcctcccaaagtgttgggattacaggtgtgagccactgtgcccaggtaatctttaagttttttgtagaggtggggggtttctctgtgttgcccgggctggtcttttaactcctgagctcaagcgatcctccacttcctgggttcaagtgattctcctgccttagctcccaagtagctgggattacaggcatgcgccaccatgcccaggtaatttttgtatttttagtagagacggagttttgccatgttggtcaggctgctttcgaactcccgacctcaggtgatccgcccacctcggcctcccaaagtgctgggattacaggcgtgagccaccgcgcccggccacctccAGAATTTTCTTatcttcccaaactaaaactGCACATGACACACactgtcccctccctcctccccagccccggGAACCCCCATCCTACTTCCAGTCTCTGACGACTCTAGCGACCTCCTAGGAGTGACATCAATGTTTGTCCCTTTGGGTCTGGCTTGCTTTGGccaagacaattttgaaaaaagtacATTTGGAGAGAAGGGGAAGCGTTGTCCCCATCACACACACCGTCCGCGGCCCGGGGATCTGGGGACCCTGCTGCACAGAACAGTGGGCGCGTTACAGACCACCGACCGCACGAGGGTGAATTACATcttaataaagctgctgtgagaGAACCACGTGGCTAGGTTAAACTTGGGCAGATGAGGCcttctgaaatcagacagtaAGCAAACGGGGAAGTAGAGCCAGATCCCAAACGTCTATACGAGGAACTGGCCGCAAACCACAGCTGCACAAGCCAGAGAACAACTCCACACCCTCACGGGAAGGGAAGAGACAGACACGCTCACGCCTTACCCAGGAGCACGAAGTGGAAGGGCAGGGCGAGGGCCTGGGGAGGCACTGACCCCTGAAGCCAGCGCGAGGAGGGCCCACCTGCCAAGCTGACCTCGTGTGCTTGGGTGAGGCAGGGCCACCTGCTGAAAACCTTGTTAGTCAGCCTGGTTTCTGTATCAAGCAAATTTATTTGCTCAAAACATCTTTACCATTTGAAAACACCCAACCTCCTACAACAACCGAGAACTCCAGAGCTGGCATCTCGCACCCTGGTGGCTTGAGCACGTGCACGGCTGTGAATGGAGTAAAGAGCCGAGGCCGGGCTGGGGCCGCCACGCATCAGGGCCCCCGAGGGAGGGAAGACGAGGGGTGGAAGGCCGAGGGCCCAGGAGGAAGCAGTGGCTGGTGGGAGACCCGGACCCCAAACCCCCAACAGAGGGGACCCAGCGTGGTCTGGGTGAAGACCCGGCACCAGCTGCCCCCAGGTGACCTCCCTCTGGGGGCCTTGTCCCTTCTGAGGCTGCATCTCGCACAAATCCACAGGTGAATGGGGCGGGCTGGGCCACAGGAAGCCTCACCCCAGGACGGGAGAACGTGGGTGGAGGCCACCTGCCTTGGGGAGTCCAGAGGAGCAGCGGCGGTGAGCTGGGGGGCCGGATTCTGGCAGGGCAGGGGCGTTCGTCCTGCAGGGATGGGGGTCGCTGTCTGTGTGTCTGCCTCTAGGGGCTGGGAAAGGGGGAGAGCGGTCACACAACAGGGGCAGATCCAGTGTGCCCAGGACAGCGCAACGCCCACCGAGCGTGACGGGGTGCGGGAGGCCTGGCGGGAGGAGGCCCAGGCCGCAGTGCAGGGGCCGGGCCCGAGCGTGACGGGGTGCGGGAGGCCTGGCGGGAGGAGGCCCAGGCCGCAGTGCAGGGGCCGGGCCCGAGCGTGACGGGGTGCGGGAGGCCTGGCGGGAGGAGGCCCAGGCCGCAGTGCAGGGGCCGGGCCCGAGCGTGACGGGGTGCGGGAGGCCTGGCGGGAGGAGGCCCAGGACAGCGCAACGCCCACCGAGCATGACGGGGTGCGGGAGGACTGGCGGGAGGAGGCCCAGGCCGCAGTGCAGGGGCCGGGCGGCTCCCTTGTGCCCAGCGGTCACACAGGCGTGGGCAGTCGCTCTGACCTCAAAGGAACCGTGCCAGCATCAGACCAGGCCGAGCCCCACCCCTGGGCTGAGTGTGAAGTGGGGCGGCCTGCAGGACAGCAGCTCGCCATGACCAGGGTCCAGGGGAAGCTGGGAGGCTCTCGCCATGGGCAGAGGCTGTCCCGCTCCTGAGACTCCGGCCAGTCCCTCCCAAGGCGCCCACTCAGGGAAGGGTTGGCCTGAAGCTGTGCCTCCTCTCTCAGCTCTGGGGTCTCTGGGCAGGTTTCTAAACCCTCTTCTGGAAAGTCCCGCCGCACAACTGCCCTGCAGGTGAACGTCTCCCGCTTCTAAGGTGGGTCAGCGGCGGCAGAGACGCACGCCCTGCGTACCAGGACTCTCCCGTCCAGGCGCACAGCCCCAAGAGCTGCAGCCTACGGTCGGGTGGGGTCTGGGGGTGTCCTGGGAGCGCCTGGTGGCCCAGCTGGGCTGGTGCTAGGAGGGGCTTGCTGCCGGACAAAGCAAGAACAGCCCTGCACACCGACAGAAGGGACGACACCCCTGCCTCTGACCCCACCTCAGTGCCTGTCCCTCGGCCGTCTCACCTGTCAGGCGGTAGCTACTGCACCAGCCGGTAGGTGATGTACCTGCCAGCCGTCTCACTGGGCCGGATGATCTTCACCACCTGCAGAGGCAGAGAGCAGGGGCTGCGAATGCTTGAGGGGTCTCACTGCAGTCACCAGACAGCAGGCGGGCAGCACACGGGCTGGGGATGGCCGGCAGGGGTCCGAGATGGCTGAACCCGGGCTGCGGGACCCGCTCCCTGGGAACCTGGGTCACGCTCTTCTCTGGGCCCAGTGGCCCTGGCTTTAAGAGGCGGATATTGGGGGTGTGGTCTCGAGGTCCCCTCCAGGCCCTGGGTCAAGGGGGAGGGGCTGTCGGGGAGGGACAGAAGCCCCCTTCTCCGAGTGGTCAGCTCAGAGCAGCCCCAGGGCCCCTTCTCCCCGCAGGGCTCACCTGCCCACGCTTTATCCCAAAGTAGCGCGCCACAGGGTCCCCCGCCTGGATCCTGGGCAGCTGGTTCTCTCGGAGCTTACTGCGAAGCAGCGTCAGGAAAATGCCAGACAGGGccgtggggggtgtgtgtggtgggggggaaCGCGGAAGTCTCGAGGgacagggaggggcagggccGGTGGGGCTGGAAAGGATACTATCGGGCCAGCAGCTCTGTCACCTCCTCCTTGGTCATGACGACATGCTCAGGGACCAGCTGCCGAGAGAGGAAGCCACCAGGCATCACCAAGGGCTGGTGAGACCCCACGTGGCTCCCAGGTGCCACCACAGCCCCTGCGCCTTCAGACGGACAAGAGCCCTGAACCCCACCCCGATCCCCGGCAGTCAGGgagcccacccaccccaccccggcTCCACAGGCGGGGGACGGAGTCACAGCTCCTGGGGCTTGAGGCAGATGGGCTGGGCACAGCCACCTCCTGCTGGGACTCCTCCTGTCTCAGCACTAGGGTCCCTCCACACTCCCAGCAGTCCCGATTCTACAGGCTGGGGTGGGCCTGGggatctgcattttttttttttttttttttttttttgagacggagtcttgctctgtctcccaggctggagtgcagtggcacaatctcggctccccgagtagctgggactacaggcgcctgccaccacgcctggctaattttttgtatttttagtagagacggggtttcaccgtgttagccaggatggtctggaactcctgacctcgtgatccgcccgcctcggcctcccaaagtgctgggattacaggcgtgagccaccgtgcccggccgggatCTGCATTTCTAGGAAGCTCCCGGGTTCGGCTGCTGCAGGCCCAGGGCCACCCTTTGAGAACCCTGTCCTCCATGCACTAATAGGAACACCTGCCCTGGGCCCCAGATCCCACATCTTCCTGGCCACCCACAAACGCCGCATCTCTGCCGGCCCCATGCAGGCGGGACTCCGCGGCGCGCGCCCACCTCGTGCTCCGTGATGTTGATGAGCAGCTCCTGCTGCAGAAACTGCTCCAGGATGTACTTGGGGGCCATGTCGATCAGGGACTGCAAGAGAGCGGCTCTCAGGCACGGCCCGGAGGGGCCCAGACAACCCTAACCTCACTTCCTGCCTCAAGCTACCTGGGGCTTACTCGTGTGCCCCAACAACACACCCACGTCATGAATCAGAAAACCCCACCGCCAGCCCAGGAGCCTTGAACAGCCcgcccccctccccagcctctctgctCATCGAGGGCATCCTGTCACGAGCAGTGATGAGGCTGTGGAAACTCGGATGTGTTTCCATCCATCACATGCTTCCAGGGGCGGCCCTCAGAGCTGGCAGGGCGACCTCTTCCCCATACAGGGGTGCTGCTCTGTGTGGCTGCGTGAACCCCGCAGCTGGTG contains:
- the ARHGAP45 gene encoding rho GTPase-activating protein 45 isoform X14 — translated: MCICGTAHPVLDEGPVRCRAGPRDLLEARRPRAHECLGEALRVMHQIISKYPLLNTVETLTAAGTLIAKVKAFHYESNNDLEKQEFEKALETIAVAFSSTVSEFLMGEVDSSTLLAVPPGDSSQSMESLYGPGSEGTPPSLDDCDAGCLPAEEVDVLLQRCEGGVDAALLYAKNMAKYMKDLISYLEKRTTLEMEFAKGLQKIAHNCRQSVMQEPHMPLLSIYSLALEQDLEFGHGMVQAVGTLQTQTFMQPLTLRRLEHEKRRKEIKEAWHRAQRKLQEAESNLRKAKQGYTQRCEDHDKARFLVAKAEEEQAGTAPGAGSTATKTLDKRRRLEEEAKNKAEEAMATYRTCVADAKTQKQELEDTKVTALRQIQEVIRQSDQTIKSATISYYQMMHMQTAPLPVHFQMLCESSKLYDPGQQYASHVRQLQRDQEPDVHYDFEPHVSANAWSPVMRARKSSFNVSDVARPEAAGSPPEEGGCTEGTPAKDHRGECPAGPRGGRWLPATHPGPSPETPLSPAGRGHQVHKSWPLSISDSDSGLDPGPGAGDFKKFERTSSSGTMSSTEELVDPDGGAGASAFEQADLNGMTPELPVAVPSGPFRHEGLSKAARTHRLRKLRTPAKCRECNSYVYFQGAECEECCLACHKKCLETLAIQCGHKKLQGRLQLFGQDFSHAARSAPDGVPFIVKKCVCEIERRALRTKGIYRVNGVKTRVEKLCQAFENGKELVELSQASPHDISNVLKLYLRQLPEPLISFRLYHELVGLAKDSLKAEAEAKAASRGRQDGSESQAVAVAMAGRLRELLRDLPPENRASLQYLLRHLRRIVEVEQDNKMTPGNLGIVFGPTLLRPRPTEATVSLSSLVDYPHQARVIETLIVHYGLVFEEEPEETPGGQDESSNQRAEVVVQVPYLEAGEAVVYPLQEAAEDGCRESRVVSNDSDSDLEEASELLSSSEASALGRLSFLEQQQSEASLEAASGSHSGSEEQLEATAREDGDGDEDGPAQQLSGFNTNQSNNVLQTPLPPMRLRGGRMTLGSCRERQPEFV
- the ARHGAP45 gene encoding rho GTPase-activating protein 45 isoform X12, translated to MFSRKKRELMKTPSISKKNRAGSPSPQPSGELPRKDGADAVFPGPSLEPASGSSGVKATGTLKRPTSLSRHASAAGFPLSGAASWTLGRSHRSPLTAASPGELPTEGAGPDVVEDISHLLADVARFAEGLEKLKECVLHDDLLEARRPRAHECLGEALRVMHQIISKYPLLNTVETLTAAGTLIAKVKAFHYESNNDLEKQEFEKALETIAVAFSSTVSEFLMGEVDSSTLLAVPPGDSSQSMESLYGPGSEGTPPSLDDCDAGCLPAEEVDVLLQRCEGGVDAALLYAKNMAKYMKDLISYLEKRTTLEMEFAKGLQKIAHNCRQSVMQEPHMPLLSIYSLALEQDLEFGHGMVQAVGTLQTQTFMQPLTLRRLEHEKRRKEIKEAWHRAQRKLQEAESNLRKAKQGYTQRCEDHDKARFLVAKAEEEQAGTAPGAGSTATKTLDKRRRLEEEAKNKAEEAMATYRTCVADAKTQKQELEDTKVTALRQIQEVIRQSDQTIKSATISYYQMMHMQTAPLPVHFQMLCESSKLYDPGQQYASHVRQLQRDQEPDVHYDFEPHVSANAWSPVMRARKSSFNVSDVARPEAAGSPPEEGGCTEGTPAKDHRAGRGHQVHKSWPLSISDSDSGLDPGPGAGDFKKFERTSSSGTMSSTEELVDPDGGAGASAFEQADLNGMTPELPVAVPSGPFRHEGLSKAARTHRLRKLRTPAKCRECNSYVYFQGAECEECCLACHKKCLETLAIQCGHKKLQGRLQLFGQDFSHAARSAPDGVPFIVKKCVCEIERRALRTKGIYRVNGVKTRVEKLCQAFENGKELVELSQASPHDISNVLKLYLRQLPEPLISFRLYHELVGLAKDSLKAEAEAKAASRGRQDGSESQAVAVAMAGRLRELLRDLPPENRASLQYLLRHLRRIVEVEQDNKMTPGNLGIVFGPTLLRPRPTEATVSLSSLVDYPHQARVIETLIVHYGLVFEEEPEETPGGQDESSNQRAEVVVQVPYLEAGEAVVYPLQEAAEDGCRESRVVSNDSDSDLEEASELLSSSEASALGRLSFLEQQQSEASLEAASGSHSGSEEQLEATAREDGDGDEDGPAQQLSGFNTNQSNNVLQTPLPPMRLRGGRMTLGSCRERQPEFV